One window of the Candidatus Omnitrophota bacterium genome contains the following:
- a CDS encoding DUF4019 domain-containing protein, whose protein sequence is MKNRIAVVLAAGIFGLTGCASKSNPEAEKAAVGAAQAWLEMVDNEKYSESYEEAAEYFKSAITKNKWQETIQSVRKPLGKTVSRELKSQRYTTSLSGAPDGEYVVIQYKTSFENKKSAVETITPMLDNDGKWRVSGYYIK, encoded by the coding sequence ATGAAAAATCGTATCGCTGTCGTGTTGGCGGCTGGAATCTTTGGCCTTACCGGATGCGCCTCAAAAAGTAATCCTGAGGCCGAAAAAGCGGCCGTCGGGGCGGCGCAGGCATGGCTGGAGATGGTAGATAATGAAAAATACTCTGAAAGCTATGAGGAAGCGGCCGAATATTTCAAGTCAGCTATCACTAAAAACAAATGGCAAGAAACTATTCAATCTGTCAGAAAACCTCTGGGAAAAACGGTTTCCAGGGAACTCAAGTCTCAGCGATATACGACGTCACTTTCAGGCGCGCCGGACGGAGAATATGTTGTAATTCAATATAAGACGTCTTTTGAAAACAAAAAGTCCGCCGTTGAGACAATCACACCGATGTTAGATAATGACGGGAAATGGCGGGTCTCAGGATACTACATTAAATAG
- a CDS encoding 4Fe-4S dicluster domain-containing protein → MIKKRLVLKFSPQVVNQPIISTLARKYDISFNILQATITQNRVGRMILEMEGSKKNIDAACAFFKKSGVSFQRLGEDIKMDEKKCVSCGVCVGYCPTNAFSFDAGNKVVFDPKKCIACEFCITHCPYNAMTLKY, encoded by the coding sequence ATGATCAAAAAAAGACTGGTGCTCAAATTCTCGCCCCAGGTGGTGAACCAGCCCATAATCTCGACGCTGGCAAGAAAATACGACATATCCTTCAACATCCTCCAGGCGACCATCACACAGAACAGGGTCGGCAGGATGATACTTGAGATGGAAGGGAGCAAGAAAAACATTGACGCGGCCTGCGCTTTTTTCAAAAAGAGCGGAGTGTCCTTCCAGAGGCTCGGCGAAGACATCAAGATGGACGAGAAAAAATGTGTTTCCTGCGGCGTGTGCGTCGGATACTGCCCCACGAACGCCTTTTCTTTTGACGCCGGTAACAAGGTCGTGTTCGACCCCAAAAAATGCATCGCCTGCGAGTTCTGCATAACGCACTGCCCCTACAACGCGATGACCTTGAAATACTGA